The Rhizoctonia solani chromosome 14, complete sequence genome has a segment encoding these proteins:
- a CDS encoding rhamnogalacturonate lyase: MNWMYLIALSYAACVPSVLAAFGVTTGSGYLSVDTGEGWFFEPMGLSTRAVSTTNGDITSLSMVTSSAKTRPSIRTLDLDLDLQQSHIEFPGIMQSLLLPLAHYLADSILCGQLRFIARLSKSALPNGYTQSEVNGGTAIEGSDVFSTGGQTRSKFYSSVQFYKDQVHGVTGSGIGVYMAFLVMPGNAYETSSGGPFFRDINNQDMNSGHMITQPFRTGFFGPYAMVFTSGIAPSASLDTSFFSNLGLTGYVAASGRGTVKGTISGVASGFTVMVGLDNIGAQYWGIVSGTSYTITGVKPGTYTATLYKKELEVGTGSVTVTAGGTTTLNLASTESIKTNIWQIGVPDGTPSGFLNTDKIETMHPSDSRMSAWGPVTHHREFLGFFLPYGPVSIQTPITRNVLTYIPLRFINVNNPTTIKWTATSSQTGARTLRIRTTSSSPAAPTKIDSRGVTRGTWRGYNLIYEYSIPSGTLITGSNTIIITVISGSSGDTFLSPNIVYDSVELALAAFGVTKGSNYLDVDTGNKLIYRVSTTNGDITSIKYDGKELQYSKKFTQIGSGLGSATVSSKISGTTAIVTIETSTLTQYYIARSGQSALYIGTYTTLSLRSPTPSNPRGGTAIEGSDVFLVSGQTRSKFYSSVKFIDDQVHGISGSGVGAYMVIPGNAYETSSGGPFFRDINNQNSQSDDGANEVYWYMNSNHAQTESYHWILRANIDLSFFADLGLKGYVADSGRGTITGSVSGIPSGFQAVVGLKNSNAQYWAKVSGTSFSISGVKPGTYTATLFKKELEVATGSVTVSAGKSSSLTLSSTESIKTTVWQIGLPDGTPSGFLNADIHRRSLWLSSLMNNPTTIKWTASSSQIGARTLRIRTTSSFASGRPTIKVNSWSSATPAAPTKIDSRGVTRGTWRGLNQLYEYAIPAGTLVAGSNTITITVASGSSGEKFLSPNIVYDSIELY; encoded by the exons ATGAATTGGATGTATCTTATCGCTCTGTCGTACGCCGCTTGCGTTCCAAGTGTTCTTGCTGCGTTTGGAGTGACCACTGGCTCCGGATATCTGAGTGTCGATACTGGTGAGGGCTGGTTTTTCGAG CCTATGGGGCTAAGTACTCGCGCAGTCTCTACCACAAACGGTGACATCACCTCGCTCAGTATGGTAACATCGAGTGCCAAGACTCGTCCAAGTATACGCACATTGGATCTGGACTTGGATCTGCAACAGTCTCATATAGAATTTCCGGGAATTATGCAATCGTTACTATTGCCACTAGCACACTA TTTGGCAGACTCAATACTATGTGGCC AATTGCGCTTTATCGCTCGTTTGTCTAAATCTGCTCTCCCAAATGGATACACTCAGTCCGAGGTAAACG GTGGAACCGCGATCGAAGGGAGTGATGTATTCAGTACTGGTGGGCAGACGCGATCCAAGTTTTATTCCTCGGTCCAATTCTACAAGGATCAAGTCCATGGTGTAACTGGAAGCGGCATTGGTGTCTATATG GCCTTCCTAGTAATGCCTGGAAATGCGTACGAAACGTCAAGTGGGGGCCCATTCTTCCGTGATATCAATAATCAGG ATATGAATTCTGGACACATGATAACACAACCGTTCCGGACCGGGTTCTTTGGTCCATACGCGATGGTCTTCACATCGGGAATAGCACCTTCTGCATCACTCGATACGTCATTCTTCTCAAATCTGGGGCTTACGGGATACGTTGCTGCCTCCGGCCGTGGTACCGTAAAGGGCACTATCTCGGGCGTGGCATCTGGATTTACGGTTATGGTTGGCTTGGATAATATTGGCGCGCAATATTGGGGAATTGTCTCTGGGACTTCTTACACAATTACTGGTGTCAAGCCAGGGACTTATACCGCAACGTTATACAAGAAGGAACTTGAGGTCGGGACCGGAAGCGTAACAGTAACCGCTGGTGGGACCACAACTCTCAACCTGGCATCGACCGAAAGTATCAAGACCAACATCTGGCAAATCGGCGTTCCTGATGGCACTCCGTCAGGATTCTT AAATACCGATA AGATCGAGACTATGCATCC ATCAGATTCGAGAATGAGCGCTTGGGGTCCTGTTACACACCATCGGGAGTTCCTCGGCTTCTTCCTTCCCTATGGCCCAGTGAGTATTCAAACACCAATTACCCGAAATGTGCTTACCTACATTCCGCTAAGGTTTATCAACGTCAACAATCCAACAACTATCAAATGGACCGCGACTTCTTCTCAAACCGGCGCCCGGACTTTACGAATCCGTACCACGTCTTCCAGTCCCGCAGCTCCTACCAAAATTGATTCCCGCGGAGTGACCCGAGGAACGTGGCGAGG ATATAACCTTATATATG AATACTCTATTCCATCCGGTACACTCATCACAGGATCCAACACGATCATAATTACGGTCATTAGCGGGAGTAGTGGCGATACTTTCTTATCTCCCAATATTGTCTACGACTCGGTTGAACT TGCTCTGGCCGCTTTTGGTGTAACCAAAGGCTCAAATTATCTTGATGTCGATACCGGAAATAAGCTCATCTACCGGG TTTCTACCACTAACGGAGACATCACTTCCATTAAATATGATGGAAAAGAGCTTCAATACTCCAAGAAATTCACACAAATTGGATCTGGACTTGGTTCAGCAACAGTGAGCTCCAAGATTTCTGGAACCACTGCTATCGTTACGATTGAAACATCCACTCTT ACTCAATACTATATCGCTCGCAGCGGTCAGAGCGCACTATACATTGGTACTTATACCACGCTGAGCCTTCG CAGTCCGACCCCATCTAACCCACGAG GTGGGACTGCCATTGAAGGGAGCGATGTGTTCCTGGTTAGCGGCCAGACAAGGTCGAAATTCTATTCTTCTGTTAAGTTCATTGATGATCAAGTTCATGGCATCTCTGGGAGCGGTGTGGGAGCCTACATG GTCATTCCCGGAAATGCATATGAGACTTCCAGTGGCGGACCATTCTTTAGGGATATTAATAACCAGA ACTCCCAATCGGACGATGGTGCAAATGAGGTTTATTGGT ACATGAATTCCAACCACGCCCAGACCGAATCTTATCACTGGATTCTTCG CGCAAACATAGATCTCTCCTTCTTTGCCGATCTCGGCCTGAAAGGCTACGTCGCAGATTCTGGGCGAGGGACAATCACTGGCTCCGTGTCGGGAATTCCTTCCGGCTTCCAAGCAGTTGTGGGATTGAAAAACTCGAACGCCCAGTATTGGGCCAAAGTCTCCGGCACTTCGTTCTCAATCTCGGGTGTCAAGCCTGGTACTTACACGGCGACTCTATTCAAGAAAGAGCTAGAGGTCGCAACCGGGAGTGTTACCGTTTCGGCAGGAAAGAGCTCTAGCTTAACTTTGAGCTCAACCGAAAGTATCAAGACCACAGTTTGGCAGATTGGTTTGCCCGATGGAACCCCAAGTGGATTCTTGAATGCCGATA TCCATCGTCGTTCCCTATGGCTCA GTTCACTGATGAATAACCCTACTACGATTAAATGGACCGCATCATCGTCACAAATTGGAGCCCGCACACTACGCATTCGCACAACTTCTTCGTTTGCAAGCGGTAGACCAACAATCAAAGTCAACTCATGGAGCTCCGCGACACCTGCTGCTCCCACCAAGATTGACTCCAGGGGTGTCACGCGGGGAACCTGGAGAGGGCTCAATCAACTTTATG AATACGCGATCCCTGCCGGGACGCTTGTGGCAGGCTCGAATACGATTACCATTACGGTTGCAAGCGGAAGCAGCGGAGAAAAGTTCCTTTCTCCTAACATTGTTTATGACTCTATCGAGCTTTACTAG